A genome region from Acinetobacter lwoffii includes the following:
- a CDS encoding cytochrome ubiquinol oxidase subunit I yields the protein MTLGLTALELARIQFAFTVSFHIIFPAISIGLASFLAILEWRWLKTQNPIFQDLFKFWVKIFAVAFGMGVVSGVVMSYQFGTNWSEFSRVAGSVTGPLLAYEVLTAFFLEAGFLGIMLFGWGRVGPKAHFFSTLMVAIGTCISMFWILSSNSWMQTPQGFAIENGLIVPQDWLAIVFNPSFPYRLAHMAMAAFLVSALLVAATAAWHLIKGRRDALVKTSFSMAMWLLLVLAPLQVIVGDMHGINTLEHQPAKLAAMEGHWETNHDEGMPLYLFGIPDMEAEETKYAIGIPNLGSLILTHSMDGKVTGLKDFAPEDRPNSLVVFWSFRIMVGLGVLMLLLALWGAWARTRGRFYESRALHRFALIMGPSGFIAMLAGWFTTEVGRQPWVVYGIMRTKDALSPVSAEQVGLTLIIFVVVYCVVFGIGIYYMLRLMHKGPDFIHTRPDHESDSDVVQASRRPLSSIRERIEEVPEQADQEDKK from the coding sequence ATGACTCTGGGTTTAACTGCATTAGAGTTAGCACGAATACAGTTCGCCTTTACTGTATCTTTTCATATCATTTTTCCGGCAATTTCTATTGGCTTGGCCAGCTTTCTGGCCATTCTGGAATGGCGCTGGCTCAAAACCCAAAATCCGATTTTTCAGGATCTATTCAAATTCTGGGTGAAAATTTTCGCTGTGGCATTCGGGATGGGTGTCGTCTCTGGTGTGGTCATGAGCTACCAGTTTGGAACCAACTGGAGTGAGTTTTCCCGGGTGGCAGGCAGCGTGACTGGACCTTTATTGGCCTATGAAGTACTCACCGCTTTCTTTCTGGAAGCGGGCTTTCTGGGCATCATGTTATTTGGCTGGGGGCGAGTGGGACCAAAGGCGCACTTTTTCTCGACCTTGATGGTTGCGATAGGCACCTGTATTTCCATGTTCTGGATTCTATCGTCCAATAGCTGGATGCAGACCCCACAAGGCTTTGCGATTGAAAATGGCCTGATTGTTCCGCAAGATTGGCTTGCTATCGTGTTTAACCCATCTTTCCCTTATCGTCTGGCCCATATGGCTATGGCTGCCTTTCTGGTTTCCGCCTTACTGGTTGCTGCTACAGCTGCATGGCATCTGATCAAAGGCCGTCGCGATGCACTGGTTAAAACTTCATTTTCCATGGCAATGTGGCTGCTTCTGGTACTTGCACCTTTGCAGGTCATCGTCGGTGATATGCACGGTATTAATACCCTTGAGCATCAGCCAGCAAAACTGGCGGCAATGGAAGGGCACTGGGAAACCAATCATGATGAAGGCATGCCCTTATATCTCTTTGGTATTCCAGATATGGAGGCCGAAGAAACCAAATATGCAATCGGAATTCCCAACTTGGGTAGCCTGATTCTAACCCACTCGATGGATGGCAAGGTTACGGGGCTTAAAGACTTTGCGCCTGAAGACAGGCCGAATTCACTGGTGGTGTTCTGGAGCTTCCGGATTATGGTTGGACTGGGCGTGCTGATGCTGTTACTGGCGTTATGGGGAGCGTGGGCACGTACCCGAGGCCGCTTTTATGAGTCCCGTGCATTACACCGGTTTGCCTTGATTATGGGACCTTCCGGATTTATTGCCATGCTTGCGGGATGGTTTACCACAGAAGTTGGCCGTCAGCCTTGGGTAGTCTACGGCATCATGCGAACCAAGGATGCATTGTCTCCGGTTTCCGCTGAACAGGTGGGGCTGACCCTGATTATTTTTGTAGTTGTCTACTGTGTGGTATTTGGTATCGGAATTTACTACATGTTGCGCCTGATGCACAAAGGTCCGGATTTTATTCATACCCGACCAGATCATGAATCAGATAGCGATGTGGTTCAAGCCTCGCGTCGACCATTAAGTAGTATTCGCGAACGTATCGAAGAAGTTCCTGAACAAGCGGATCAGGAGGATAAAAAATGA
- a CDS encoding MarR family winged helix-turn-helix transcriptional regulator — protein MFSESPRLRTLLLRCARLMSDEINTILLSSQLNYSLWQVLYVIQSKQQCTLADISSYLNVSKPGITKRIQQLVELDLIAQLETEDKRQKLFKLSEQGIETFAMCSKQIDAFEDQLLEHVESDDLEGSKNTLMQLIQQLYPSSQDRPQ, from the coding sequence ATGTTTTCCGAATCTCCCCGACTTCGTACGCTGTTATTACGCTGCGCACGACTGATGAGCGATGAGATCAATACGATCTTGTTGTCATCTCAATTAAATTATTCCTTATGGCAGGTGTTATACGTCATCCAGTCAAAGCAACAATGCACGCTGGCAGATATTTCCAGTTATCTCAATGTATCCAAGCCCGGTATTACTAAGCGGATTCAGCAACTGGTTGAACTCGATCTGATTGCCCAACTCGAAACTGAAGACAAACGTCAAAAGCTGTTCAAGTTGAGTGAGCAAGGAATTGAGACCTTTGCGATGTGTTCCAAACAGATCGATGCATTTGAAGATCAGTTGCTTGAGCACGTTGAATCAGATGATCTTGAAGGCAGTAAAAATACCTTGATGCAACTCATTCAGCAGTTATATCCCTCATCTCAGGACAGACCTCAATGA
- a CDS encoding LysR family transcriptional regulator: MHNIHSKTVMDLRNFHRIDINLYPLFMAIYEQNSISKAAQILSVSQSAASHALQRLRQHLQDDLFVRTGSKMQPTPFAEQIYPELKNALFAIQNISIQHQQFRPEMIQSLKIAVHDEIEPMIFPRLVQHFQQLNLEIQLSSMKLDRKNIAADLASQQIDFVIDLEQNIAEKIQFERLVQDEFVVCTQLTEMNEQIYLASPHIGVSSRRTGVLVEDIYLSRKQYSRQIFLRCQHYSTALQILEQQKTAMLTIPKNVLTHLQLATSLNIFEVPVELPKINMGMYWHKDLQENKRHQFLRSEIYKIFA; the protein is encoded by the coding sequence ATGCATAATATTCATTCCAAAACAGTCATGGACCTGCGAAATTTTCATCGTATCGACATTAACCTTTATCCGCTTTTTATGGCAATTTATGAGCAGAATAGTATTTCTAAAGCTGCACAGATTTTATCAGTTAGCCAGTCTGCTGCCAGTCATGCTCTGCAACGTTTAAGACAGCATTTACAAGATGATTTATTTGTACGTACTGGTAGCAAAATGCAGCCTACGCCGTTTGCGGAACAGATCTATCCTGAGCTGAAGAATGCACTTTTTGCGATTCAAAATATTTCAATACAGCATCAGCAGTTCAGACCAGAAATGATTCAGAGTTTGAAAATTGCCGTTCATGATGAAATTGAGCCAATGATCTTTCCCAGACTCGTTCAGCACTTTCAGCAACTCAATCTGGAAATTCAACTTAGCAGCATGAAGCTGGACCGTAAAAATATAGCAGCAGACCTCGCCTCTCAACAGATTGATTTTGTCATAGATCTGGAACAAAACATTGCTGAAAAAATCCAGTTTGAACGCCTGGTGCAAGATGAATTTGTAGTGTGTACACAATTAACAGAAATGAATGAGCAGATTTATCTTGCCTCGCCTCATATTGGCGTGTCATCACGCCGTACTGGTGTTTTGGTTGAAGATATTTATTTAAGTCGGAAACAATATTCACGACAGATTTTTTTACGCTGTCAGCATTACTCAACTGCTCTGCAAATTCTGGAGCAGCAAAAGACAGCCATGCTGACTATTCCTAAAAATGTATTGACGCATTTACAATTGGCTACCAGTCTAAATATTTTTGAAGTCCCTGTGGAACTGCCGAAAATTAATATGGGGATGTATTGGCATAAGGATTTGCAAGAGAATAAAAGACATCAATTTTTGAGAAGTGAAATTTATAAAATTTTTGCTTAG
- a CDS encoding acyl-CoA dehydrogenase family protein — protein sequence MFELSARAQDYLNRTKKFIAEEIEPVEADFWQQVHELNQGGDWTKWQWPAELESLKAKAKAAGLWNMFLPCPERGQGLSVQEYAHIAELSGRSLIAPVVFNCNAPDSGNMEVLWRYGSEEQKQEWLMPLLEGKIRSVFCMTEPAVASSDATNMQATAMVEGNEIVLNGRKWWSSGLGDPNAKIIIFMAHTPDETKDRHHQHSMVLVPVNTAGVKIERMLPVFGDYDAPHGHGEVSFENVRVPVANFIGGAGQGFEIAQGRLGPGRIHHCMRCIGAAEKSLELMIDRGMSRSAFGKEILKLGGNLERVAEARVAIDQARLLTLYAAYKMDTLGNMAALTEISAIKVVAPSVLEKVVDMAIQIHGGAGVSRDTPLTGFFAQARALRLADGPDEVHKGMIAKLELAKRGYSTRRKK from the coding sequence ATGTTTGAGCTTTCAGCACGTGCACAAGATTATTTAAATAGAACCAAAAAATTTATTGCTGAGGAAATTGAACCAGTTGAAGCTGATTTCTGGCAGCAGGTTCATGAGTTGAATCAAGGCGGTGACTGGACCAAATGGCAATGGCCAGCAGAACTGGAAAGCTTAAAAGCCAAAGCCAAGGCAGCTGGCCTCTGGAATATGTTTCTCCCTTGTCCTGAACGTGGCCAAGGTTTATCAGTTCAGGAATATGCACATATTGCCGAACTTTCAGGTCGTAGCCTGATTGCACCAGTCGTATTTAACTGTAATGCGCCAGATAGCGGCAATATGGAAGTATTGTGGCGTTATGGTTCTGAAGAACAAAAACAAGAATGGCTGATGCCACTTTTAGAAGGAAAAATCCGTTCAGTCTTTTGTATGACTGAACCTGCAGTTGCATCCAGTGATGCCACCAATATGCAGGCAACGGCGATGGTGGAAGGTAATGAGATTGTTTTGAATGGCCGTAAATGGTGGTCATCAGGTCTGGGCGATCCTAACGCCAAAATCATTATTTTTATGGCACATACTCCAGATGAAACAAAAGACCGTCATCATCAGCATTCGATGGTTCTAGTTCCGGTAAATACCGCAGGGGTAAAAATTGAACGTATGCTGCCAGTGTTTGGTGACTACGATGCACCACATGGCCACGGCGAAGTCAGTTTTGAAAATGTCCGCGTTCCGGTAGCGAATTTTATTGGTGGCGCCGGTCAGGGTTTTGAAATTGCTCAAGGTCGTTTAGGACCAGGCCGTATTCATCATTGCATGCGCTGTATTGGTGCTGCGGAAAAATCCTTAGAGTTGATGATTGACCGTGGTATGAGCCGTAGCGCATTTGGCAAAGAGATTTTAAAACTCGGTGGCAACCTGGAGCGTGTCGCGGAAGCACGGGTTGCGATTGATCAGGCACGTCTTTTGACCTTGTATGCCGCCTATAAAATGGATACTTTAGGGAATATGGCAGCACTGACTGAAATTTCTGCAATTAAAGTCGTTGCGCCAAGTGTGCTGGAAAAAGTTGTTGATATGGCCATCCAGATCCACGGCGGTGCCGGTGTTTCTCGGGATACACCATTAACCGGATTTTTTGCTCAGGCACGTGCCTTGCGTTTGGCTGATGGCCCGGACGAAGTGCATAAGGGCATGATTGCCAAACTGGAACTGGCAAAACGTGGCTACAGTACTCGTCGCAAAAAATAA
- a CDS encoding thermonuclease family protein, protein MARLLAVILQLVLLIWILPLLNLSITWQIVLGLVLLCFSYYLLHKITVYLKDVFRPFKKGKKYWCRVKAVSDGDTLTCYRFNIRRSETKLRFAFVDAPESSQAYGKESQRLVKSMVNNKMVRVKITDIDRYGRCVGVVYRYRKNINEEIVKRGAAWVYEEYIKDKNHLRYMMELQNKAKKQKKGLWKSSRPVRPSVYRKQVKS, encoded by the coding sequence ATGGCTCGACTTTTAGCTGTGATTTTACAGCTGGTTTTGCTGATTTGGATCTTGCCTTTGTTAAATCTCTCCATCACCTGGCAAATTGTGCTGGGCCTCGTACTGCTGTGTTTTTCTTATTATCTGCTGCATAAAATTACAGTTTATTTAAAAGATGTTTTCCGCCCTTTTAAGAAAGGCAAAAAATACTGGTGCCGTGTAAAAGCCGTAAGTGATGGTGATACCCTCACCTGCTACCGTTTTAACATTCGTCGCTCTGAAACCAAATTACGCTTTGCCTTCGTTGATGCTCCTGAATCATCGCAAGCCTATGGTAAAGAATCGCAGCGTCTGGTCAAAAGCATGGTGAATAATAAAATGGTTCGGGTCAAGATAACCGACATTGACCGTTATGGCCGCTGTGTCGGTGTGGTCTATCGCTATCGCAAAAATATCAATGAAGAGATTGTCAAACGTGGTGCAGCGTGGGTCTATGAAGAATATATCAAGGATAAAAACCATTTACGCTATATGATGGAGCTGCAAAATAAAGCCAAGAAACAGAAAAAAGGTCTTTGGAAAAGTAGCCGTCCTGTACGTCCAAGTGTTTATCGTAAGCAGGTAAAATCGTAA
- a CDS encoding GlxA family transcriptional regulator, which produces MQQVVILGFHGALASAITGVVDLFTMAGVSWNRIQQQDVQRLFKVSIASPEGHPIRCINGLQLQAHFSYQEIQTADILVVPTIAAPIQDVLQQNPELIHFLKSAHAEATLIAGNCTGNFFLAEAGILDDRIATTHWGFQEVFRSRYPKVKLNADLMISRDQNIYCAGGGLAWFDLGLHLIERLYGFEVAMQSAKSFVIDYRRDSQLSYSLLNIGQPHHDELVQKIQNWLEQHFHEDFSLNQLAEQFNVTGRTLIRRFKQALDIPPNQYLQAIRIEAARKRLEETDQAVDVIMQNVGYQDPSSFRRLFHKKTGLTPLEYRRRFSRRF; this is translated from the coding sequence ATGCAACAGGTGGTGATTTTAGGCTTTCATGGGGCTCTGGCTTCGGCCATTACGGGTGTGGTCGATTTATTTACCATGGCTGGCGTAAGCTGGAACCGGATCCAGCAGCAGGACGTACAGCGCCTGTTTAAGGTGAGTATCGCCAGTCCGGAGGGACATCCGATTCGGTGTATCAATGGGCTGCAGTTGCAGGCACATTTTTCTTATCAAGAGATTCAAACTGCAGATATTCTGGTGGTACCGACCATCGCTGCACCGATTCAGGATGTATTGCAACAGAATCCAGAACTGATTCATTTTTTAAAATCTGCACATGCAGAGGCGACTTTAATTGCAGGAAACTGTACGGGGAATTTTTTTCTGGCAGAAGCAGGCATTTTAGATGACCGGATTGCAACAACACATTGGGGTTTTCAGGAAGTGTTTCGTTCACGCTATCCTAAGGTGAAACTGAATGCCGATCTGATGATTAGCCGGGATCAGAATATCTATTGCGCGGGTGGAGGCCTGGCCTGGTTTGACTTGGGTTTGCATCTGATTGAGCGCTTGTATGGCTTTGAGGTGGCCATGCAATCGGCTAAATCTTTCGTAATTGATTACCGCCGTGATAGCCAGTTGTCTTATTCATTGCTGAATATTGGCCAGCCGCACCATGATGAACTGGTACAAAAAATCCAGAACTGGCTAGAGCAGCATTTTCATGAAGATTTTAGTTTGAACCAGCTGGCAGAGCAGTTTAATGTGACTGGCCGAACCCTGATTCGACGCTTTAAACAAGCCTTAGACATACCGCCCAATCAATATCTACAAGCGATCCGAATTGAAGCTGCCCGTAAACGACTGGAAGAAACCGATCAAGCTGTGGATGTGATCATGCAAAATGTCGGCTATCAGGATCCAAGTTCATTCCGCCGTTTATTTCATAAAAAAACCGGTCTGACGCCGTTGGAATACCGGCGCCGGTTTAGCCGGCGCTTTTAA
- the cydB gene encoding cytochrome d ubiquinol oxidase subunit II: protein MIDLSLIWIVIIGLGVLIYTILDGFDLGIGILFPFFPHQDERDVMMNTVAPVWDGNETWMVLGGAGLFAAFPLAYSTVLSALYMPIILMVIALIFRGVAFEFRFKANRSKHWWDKAFIGGSAITSFLQGMILGAYIQGIETRNGVYVGGGLDWLTPFSIFTGISVVVLYAALGCGWLIYKTGDDLQDRMFKLMPKLIIALLIILGAVSIYTPLTHPQIAERWFSQPQFTYFMPVPILVLLFTWLALRACKRRSELGPFTYMLVLVFLAYTGFLISLWPYIIPPSVTIWQAAAHENSQLFALIGALILIPIIVIYTGMSYWVFRHKVRVGDDGYH, encoded by the coding sequence ATGATTGATTTATCATTAATCTGGATTGTGATTATTGGTTTGGGTGTATTGATTTATACCATTCTCGATGGTTTCGATCTGGGCATCGGTATCTTGTTTCCTTTCTTCCCGCATCAGGATGAACGCGATGTCATGATGAATACCGTGGCTCCGGTCTGGGATGGCAATGAAACCTGGATGGTTTTGGGCGGTGCAGGGTTGTTTGCAGCCTTCCCACTTGCTTACTCGACCGTACTCTCCGCGCTGTATATGCCAATTATTCTGATGGTGATTGCCTTAATTTTCCGGGGAGTGGCTTTTGAATTCCGCTTCAAGGCAAACCGCAGCAAGCATTGGTGGGATAAAGCCTTTATCGGTGGTTCTGCGATCACCAGTTTCCTGCAAGGCATGATTTTAGGCGCTTATATTCAGGGCATTGAAACTCGAAATGGTGTCTATGTTGGGGGTGGTCTGGACTGGCTCACTCCCTTCAGTATTTTCACCGGAATCAGTGTGGTGGTGCTCTATGCGGCATTAGGCTGTGGTTGGCTGATCTATAAAACCGGAGATGATTTACAGGATCGAATGTTTAAACTAATGCCTAAGCTGATTATTGCCTTGCTGATCATATTGGGTGCTGTCAGTATTTATACGCCGTTGACCCATCCACAGATTGCCGAACGCTGGTTTAGTCAGCCACAATTCACCTATTTTATGCCAGTTCCAATTCTGGTTCTGCTGTTTACCTGGCTGGCCTTACGTGCCTGTAAAAGACGCAGTGAATTAGGTCCATTTACCTATATGCTGGTTCTGGTTTTCCTTGCTTATACCGGATTCTTGATTAGTCTATGGCCATATATTATTCCGCCAAGCGTGACCATCTGGCAGGCAGCAGCGCATGAAAATAGTCAGTTATTTGCCTTGATTGGTGCCTTAATCCTGATTCCAATTATTGTGATTTATACCGGTATGTCCTATTGGGTATTCCGGCATAAGGTCAGGGTCGGCGATGATGGCTATCATTAA
- a CDS encoding acyl-CoA dehydrogenase, which translates to MTQLINDKDLHFQLYDVFKLEALTKLQRYQDHDKNTFDSILETAKGIATDYFAPHNAKADQQEPNFDGKQVKTIDEVKTAWQQFADAGLLCAQHDYADGGMQLPTLVNMACNAYFMSANPSTVAYSFLTAAAANLIQAFASPKQKQIFLPHMLSGRFAGTMAMTEPNVGSSLGDLTTKAIPQADGIYKIKGQKMFISGGDQDISENIVHLVLARIQDAPQGVKGISLFIVPKFKTNEDGSLGEANDVQLAGLLHKMGYRGTTSTVLSFGENDNCLGYLIGEPGHGLKYMFKMMNEARVGVGLGAAMIGYRGYLESLDYAKNRPQGRPVHEKTPDSKPVNIIEHTDVKRMLLAQKSYVEGSLALCLFAARLIDELQAAQDEDSAILLDLITPVVKSFPSAYGPKANDLAIQVLGGAGYTREYPVEQCYRDNRLNPIHEGTYGIQSLDLLGRKLWQHNGKGLNLLMQRIQKTLSEIHEPKIVELAKIYKQHLATVQKTTQILGQALHQGKVSEALANSGLYLDMMGKTILAWLWLEMANQAQLKFGTSSQAEDQTFLAGKIQAAQYFIRWELPEIEHQAKLLMHLDDTCLNMQADWF; encoded by the coding sequence GTGACCCAACTGATTAATGATAAAGATCTGCATTTCCAGCTTTATGACGTATTCAAACTTGAAGCGCTGACTAAACTGCAACGCTATCAGGATCATGACAAAAATACTTTCGACAGTATTCTGGAAACGGCAAAAGGTATCGCGACTGATTATTTTGCGCCGCATAATGCCAAAGCTGATCAACAAGAACCGAACTTTGATGGCAAACAGGTCAAAACCATTGATGAAGTGAAGACAGCCTGGCAACAGTTTGCCGATGCCGGCCTGCTTTGCGCCCAGCATGATTATGCAGATGGTGGCATGCAACTGCCCACTTTGGTGAATATGGCCTGCAATGCTTATTTTATGTCGGCCAATCCGTCCACCGTGGCTTATTCTTTTCTAACGGCCGCTGCGGCGAACCTGATACAGGCTTTTGCCTCCCCAAAACAAAAGCAAATATTCCTACCGCATATGTTGAGTGGCCGCTTTGCTGGCACCATGGCCATGACAGAGCCGAATGTAGGTTCCTCTTTGGGCGATCTGACCACTAAAGCCATTCCTCAGGCAGATGGAATTTATAAAATTAAAGGCCAGAAAATGTTTATTTCGGGTGGCGATCAGGACATTAGCGAAAATATTGTGCATCTGGTCTTGGCGCGGATTCAGGATGCGCCGCAAGGCGTGAAAGGAATTTCCCTGTTTATCGTACCAAAATTCAAAACCAACGAGGATGGTTCACTCGGTGAAGCTAATGATGTACAGCTGGCTGGCTTACTGCACAAAATGGGCTATCGAGGTACTACATCTACAGTTTTAAGCTTTGGAGAAAATGATAATTGCTTAGGCTATTTAATTGGTGAACCCGGTCATGGCTTAAAATATATGTTCAAGATGATGAATGAAGCACGTGTGGGTGTCGGTCTGGGCGCAGCCATGATTGGTTATCGTGGCTATCTGGAATCTCTGGATTATGCTAAAAACCGTCCGCAAGGCCGGCCAGTTCATGAAAAAACACCTGACTCGAAACCAGTAAATATCATTGAACATACCGATGTCAAACGCATGCTACTGGCGCAAAAGTCATATGTAGAAGGTTCGCTGGCACTTTGCTTATTTGCAGCCCGATTAATTGATGAACTTCAGGCAGCTCAAGATGAAGATAGTGCAATTCTGCTTGATCTCATCACCCCGGTGGTCAAATCTTTCCCTTCTGCCTATGGTCCGAAAGCCAATGATCTGGCTATTCAGGTCCTGGGCGGCGCGGGTTATACTCGTGAATATCCGGTGGAGCAATGTTACCGTGATAACCGGCTCAATCCGATTCATGAAGGAACTTACGGCATTCAATCTCTGGATCTGCTGGGACGTAAACTCTGGCAGCATAATGGCAAAGGGCTCAATCTGCTCATGCAGCGCATCCAGAAGACCTTGTCAGAGATTCATGAACCTAAGATAGTGGAACTCGCAAAGATCTATAAACAGCATCTTGCCACTGTGCAAAAGACTACACAGATTTTAGGCCAGGCCTTGCATCAAGGCAAAGTCAGCGAAGCTTTGGCCAATTCAGGCCTGTATCTGGATATGATGGGTAAGACCATCCTAGCCTGGCTATGGCTGGAAATGGCGAATCAGGCTCAACTCAAGTTTGGCACATCTTCGCAGGCAGAAGATCAGACTTTTCTGGCAGGGAAAATTCAGGCAGCTCAATATTTTATTCGCTGGGAACTCCCTGAAATTGAACATCAGGCCAAATTACTGATGCATCTGGATGATACTTGCCTGAATATGCAAGCCGACTGGTTCTAG
- a CDS encoding phosphotransferase family protein has translation MAVIDVGGAVRQGEELDVQAITNWLIQQNVNVEGPVQVTQYSGGASNWTYRLQYANADLILRRPPQGTKAKSAHDMAREYHVQKALAEHYPVVPEMVALCQDESVIGCDFYVMKRLEGIIPRAKMPAELQLTESDIRTLCINVIDKLIELHQVPYQGTELENLGKGEGYCRRQVEGWDVRYEKAKTLNVPSFKYVRNWLKDNIPSDSKTCVIHNDWRFDNVILNPENPTEVIGVLDWEMATLGDPLMDLGSALAYWVEDTDNAIFKATRRQPTNLKGMFTRKEVVDYYLGKTGLQPENWAFYEVFGIFRLAVIAQQIYYRYYHKQTNNPAFKDFWVVIHALHIRALKLIGKQKLEANEIAQKYVLKFKEIMPK, from the coding sequence ATGGCGGTTATTGATGTAGGTGGAGCAGTTCGTCAAGGTGAAGAACTGGATGTACAAGCCATCACCAATTGGTTAATTCAGCAAAATGTGAATGTTGAAGGCCCTGTGCAGGTGACCCAATATTCAGGCGGAGCTTCAAACTGGACCTACCGTTTACAGTATGCCAATGCCGATTTAATTTTACGTCGTCCGCCACAAGGTACCAAAGCCAAATCAGCCCATGATATGGCACGTGAATATCATGTGCAGAAAGCCTTGGCTGAACATTATCCCGTCGTGCCTGAAATGGTCGCGCTTTGTCAGGATGAATCAGTGATTGGTTGTGATTTCTATGTGATGAAACGGCTTGAAGGAATTATTCCTCGCGCCAAAATGCCAGCTGAGCTGCAGCTTACTGAATCCGATATCCGGACTTTATGTATCAATGTGATTGATAAACTGATCGAATTGCATCAGGTGCCTTATCAAGGAACTGAACTTGAAAATCTCGGTAAGGGTGAAGGCTATTGTCGCCGTCAGGTCGAAGGCTGGGATGTACGTTATGAAAAGGCTAAAACTTTAAATGTTCCATCATTTAAATATGTGCGCAACTGGCTTAAAGATAATATTCCTTCAGATTCTAAAACCTGTGTGATTCATAATGACTGGCGTTTTGATAATGTCATCTTAAATCCGGAAAATCCGACTGAAGTGATTGGCGTACTGGACTGGGAAATGGCGACACTCGGCGATCCGCTCATGGACCTAGGTTCTGCTTTAGCCTATTGGGTGGAAGATACTGACAATGCCATCTTTAAGGCAACACGCCGCCAGCCGACCAATCTAAAAGGTATGTTTACCCGTAAAGAAGTGGTGGATTACTACTTGGGAAAAACCGGCCTGCAACCGGAAAACTGGGCGTTTTATGAGGTGTTCGGAATTTTCCGTCTCGCGGTGATTGCCCAGCAGATCTATTATCGTTATTACCATAAACAGACTAATAATCCAGCGTTCAAGGATTTTTGGGTGGTGATTCATGCCTTGCATATTCGTGCCTTAAAACTGATTGGCAAGCAAAAACTGGAAGCCAATGAGATTGCACAAAAGTATGTGCTTAAATTTAAAGAGATAATGCCAAAATGA
- a CDS encoding MFS transporter: MSQEQEAPLWTPNFILISLVNFQLVLVFYLLVIVIVGYSVAELGASTAQAGLVSGLFIVGTLFGRLLIGKLLNRLGLKNTLVIGLTGFLLFSGLYMIPAKLEVLLGIRLIHGFMMGMASTVLGTVIAQTIPATRRGEGIGYFSMSSTLGTAIGPFVGIWLMTNFNYQVIFIFTSIVALSCLICGLFIQPPRLKAGHSSAASTSQSTSKLAQYIEPNALPIALIVLLVATCYSGILSFIHFYAKEINLVEAASFFFLMYAFAILLSRPFTGPLMDRKGENIIIYPAIVIMALGILLLSQAQNSVMLLSSAALLGFGFGNIQSVCQTIAVKSTTLQRMGLATSTFFIALDAGLGFGPYFLGMLLDQIGYRQLYLFSALLTLSCLAWYYILHGRKAGKVQPSH, from the coding sequence ATGAGCCAAGAACAAGAAGCGCCTTTATGGACGCCCAATTTTATCCTGATCAGTCTGGTGAATTTCCAGCTGGTTCTGGTGTTCTACTTACTGGTGATTGTGATTGTCGGCTACTCAGTGGCTGAGCTAGGAGCTTCGACTGCACAAGCCGGTCTGGTATCAGGTCTGTTTATTGTCGGCACCCTATTCGGACGACTATTGATCGGAAAATTACTGAATCGTCTGGGCCTAAAAAATACGCTTGTCATTGGCCTGACTGGCTTTCTGCTCTTTTCCGGACTGTATATGATTCCGGCCAAGCTGGAAGTTTTATTGGGTATCCGCCTAATACACGGTTTTATGATGGGTATGGCTTCTACTGTACTGGGTACAGTGATTGCACAGACCATTCCTGCCACACGGCGTGGTGAAGGAATTGGATATTTCAGCATGAGCAGCACCCTTGGCACAGCGATTGGTCCCTTTGTCGGAATCTGGCTGATGACAAATTTTAATTATCAGGTAATTTTCATCTTTACCAGTATTGTTGCGCTCAGCTGCCTGATCTGTGGGCTATTTATCCAGCCACCACGCCTTAAGGCAGGTCATTCGTCAGCAGCCTCTACTTCGCAAAGCACCAGTAAACTGGCTCAGTATATTGAACCGAATGCGCTACCGATTGCACTGATTGTACTGCTGGTGGCAACGTGTTATTCAGGTATATTGTCGTTTATTCACTTTTATGCCAAAGAAATCAATTTGGTAGAAGCCGCATCATTCTTTTTCTTAATGTATGCCTTTGCTATTCTACTATCCCGTCCTTTTACTGGCCCTTTAATGGACCGTAAAGGTGAAAATATCATTATCTATCCTGCCATTGTGATTATGGCATTAGGGATTTTGCTTTTAAGCCAAGCACAAAACTCTGTGATGTTACTCTCTAGTGCAGCGTTACTCGGTTTTGGTTTTGGGAATATCCAGTCGGTGTGTCAAACCATTGCGGTGAAAAGTACAACATTGCAGCGTATGGGTCTAGCAACCTCAACCTTCTTTATTGCCCTGGATGCCGGTCTTGGTTTTGGCCCGTATTTCCTGGGTATGCTGCTGGACCAGATTGGTTATCGCCAGCTTTATCTGTTCTCGGCGCTGCTCACCCTAAGCTGTCTGGCCTGGTATTACATTCTGCATGGCCGTAAAGCAGGAAAAGTACAGCCTTCTCATTAA